In Candidatus Eremiobacteraceae bacterium, the genomic stretch TACTTCGCTGCAACATCGGCGAACCGTTGACACTAGTTTCGTCGGGCGTCGCATGGGATGCAGAATTCGACCACCTGAGGAAGCGAGGCGTCATAGTGCGCGCGCTTCGACATGCATCCGACCAAGGCGGCGAGTTGCCGGCTCCGGTCGTCGTGCTGCAAGCGCTGACGAAGGGCGCGAAATTCGATGAAGTCGTGGAAAAAACGGTAGAACTTGGCGCCGTACGCATCGTGCCGATGAAGTGCGAACGCTGCGAAGCGGAGGGCGGGTCGAACAAATTGGAACGCTGGCGGCGCATCGCGCGTGCCGCGGCCATGCAGTCCAGACGCCGTGTCGTGCCTGCGATTGACGCGACCATATCTTGGGGCAACGC encodes the following:
- a CDS encoding RsmE family RNA methyltransferase — protein: MAVPRYFTDFEVAAGALVVLDLSDAHHASTVLRCNIGEPLTLVSSGVAWDAEFDHLRKRGVIVRALRHASDQGGELPAPVVVLQALTKGAKFDEVVEKTVELGAVRIVPMKCERCEAEGGSNKLERWRRIARAAAMQSRRRVVPAIDATISWGNALARYAPGTLTLVAFEAAPPGTFETAMRSHRLQGAVVIAVGPEGGLHRDEVDAATAQGAHVVSLGPTILRTETAAAALLAAVASRAGWW